In one window of Limnohabitans sp. MORI2 DNA:
- a CDS encoding 3-hydroxybutyrate dehydrogenase has protein sequence MSERTLVGKTALVTGSTSGIGLGIAKALARQGANIILNGFGDAEGPKAEVSALGVNVSYHGADMSKANEIEAMMKFAAETFGGVDILVNNAGIQHVAAVEDFPTERWDAIIAINLSSAFHTSRLALPYMKQKNWGRIINVASIHGLVGSVQKSAYVAAKHGIVGLTKVTALENATTGVTCNAICPGWVLTPLVQKQVDAKAAALGLSNDEAIKLLLGEKEPSMQFTTPEELGELAVFFCSAAGNNVRGVAWNMDGGWTAQ, from the coding sequence ATGTCAGAACGCACACTCGTCGGTAAAACAGCTTTGGTCACTGGTTCCACCAGTGGCATCGGTTTGGGTATTGCCAAAGCCTTGGCTCGTCAAGGCGCCAACATCATCCTCAACGGCTTTGGCGATGCCGAAGGTCCTAAAGCCGAAGTGTCTGCTTTGGGTGTGAACGTCAGCTACCACGGTGCAGACATGAGTAAAGCCAACGAGATCGAAGCCATGATGAAGTTTGCAGCTGAGACGTTTGGTGGTGTCGACATCTTGGTGAACAACGCCGGTATCCAACACGTGGCCGCTGTCGAGGATTTCCCCACCGAACGTTGGGATGCCATCATTGCCATCAACCTCAGCAGCGCCTTCCACACCTCACGTTTGGCATTGCCTTACATGAAGCAAAAAAATTGGGGCCGCATCATCAACGTGGCATCCATTCACGGCTTGGTTGGCTCTGTTCAAAAGTCTGCCTATGTTGCAGCCAAGCACGGCATTGTGGGTTTGACCAAAGTCACAGCCTTAGAAAACGCCACCACCGGTGTGACCTGCAATGCGATTTGCCCTGGATGGGTACTCACCCCCTTGGTTCAAAAGCAAGTTGATGCCAAAGCCGCAGCGTTGGGTCTATCTAACGATGAAGCAATCAAACTCTTGCTGGGAGAAAAAGAACCCTCCATGCAATTCACCACACCCGAAGAATTAGGTGAGTTAGCCGTATTTTTCTGTTCTGCTGCGGGTAACAACGTCCGCGGTGTTGCGTGGAATATGGATGGAGGATGGACCGCGCAATAA
- the ispF gene encoding 2-C-methyl-D-erythritol 2,4-cyclodiphosphate synthase: MTVPSFRIGEGWDVHALVEGRPLILGGVRIEHTHGLLGHSDADVLLHAITDALLGAASLGDIGRHFSDTDAAYKGADSWVLLQKTAAMVRAAGFQIGNVDSTVIAQAPKLAVHMPAMCQRIADAIAIDVSRVNVKAKTAEKIGPVGQGLSMEARAVALLY, from the coding sequence ATGACCGTACCCTCATTTCGAATTGGTGAAGGCTGGGATGTCCATGCCTTGGTCGAAGGGCGTCCACTCATCCTAGGCGGTGTGCGCATTGAGCACACGCATGGGTTACTGGGACACTCCGATGCCGATGTGCTGTTGCACGCCATCACCGATGCCTTGCTTGGCGCGGCTTCGTTGGGTGACATTGGTCGACATTTTTCAGACACAGATGCAGCCTACAAAGGTGCTGACTCTTGGGTGTTGCTACAAAAGACGGCTGCGATGGTGCGTGCCGCAGGTTTTCAGATTGGCAACGTCGACAGCACCGTGATTGCGCAAGCACCCAAGTTGGCCGTGCATATGCCAGCCATGTGTCAGCGCATTGCGGATGCGATAGCGATTGATGTGTCGCGTGTGAATGTGAAGGCGAAGACGGCCGAAAAAATAGGCCCTGTGGGACAGGGCCTAAGTATGGAAGCTCGCGCTGTTGCGCTACTTTATTGA
- the phaR gene encoding polyhydroxyalkanoate synthesis repressor PhaR produces the protein MSSKKSSTSDDAQDRVIKKYPNRRLYDTASSSYVALSDIKQLVMQHAPFRVVDAKSGDDLTRSILLQIILEHESDGAPILTEHVLANIIRFYGHSMQGFMGSYLEKNVQTFMDNVPQLPIVPTLMNSYAEQLQKQTEHMMDVMGLKRK, from the coding sequence ATGAGCAGCAAAAAATCAAGCACTTCAGACGACGCGCAAGACCGCGTGATCAAGAAGTACCCCAATCGCCGCTTGTATGACACTGCGTCATCGAGCTATGTGGCGTTGTCGGATATCAAGCAATTGGTCATGCAGCACGCGCCATTTCGCGTGGTGGATGCAAAGTCTGGGGATGACCTGACGCGCAGCATCTTGCTGCAAATCATCTTGGAGCATGAGTCAGATGGCGCGCCTATTTTGACGGAGCATGTCTTGGCCAACATCATTCGCTTTTATGGGCATTCGATGCAAGGGTTCATGGGCTCCTACTTAGAGAAGAACGTGCAAACGTTCATGGACAACGTGCCGCAGCTGCCCATCGTGCCCACACTGATGAACAGCTACGCCGAACAATTGCAAAAACAAACTGAACACATGATGGATGTCATGGGGTTGAAACGTAAATGA
- a CDS encoding bifunctional (p)ppGpp synthetase/guanosine-3',5'-bis(diphosphate) 3'-pyrophosphohydrolase, producing MKHNGETQRGSLLSATLQDLPDQPEALTRARAFAQPLLMGAALDTGEDVLAHADATAQILSVIGGSEAMQAACYLVYAAEYLQKPEEVIAKAFGPSYAELSVETSRLIRVQRMARATAADAQMAAMQTENVRKMLLAFSRDLRVVLLRLASRLQTLRHYAASKLPVPHSLAYESLHVFAPLANRLGIWQIKWEMEDLSFRFLEPETYREIAKLLDEKRVERENYMVQLRERLEADLKAQGITAQVAGRPKHIYSIVKKMRGKSLDFSRVFDVRALRVVVPSIPDCYATLSLVHTQFVPIDSEFDDYIAKPKSNGYQSLHTVVRDAQGRPIEIQIRTQEMHDHAEHGVAAHWAYKEAGTKGYAGVSASGDYDAKIAVLRQLLAWERELSADAQSQATTDALSDRIYVLTPDAAVVELPQGGTPIDFAYTLHTNLGHRCRGARVDGVMVPLNTQLKNGQTVEVTAIKEGGPSRDWLNPELGFLASSRARSKVRAWFNAQAMQETVAKGREAVEKLLQREGKTAMKLDDLASQLGFKSAEALFEVVGKDEFSLRNIETLLNPPAAPMVADDYVRLKKAKPNDKASKSGVLVVGIDSLLTQLSKCCKPAPPDEIRGFVTRGKGVSIHRADCGNFRQMALRSGDRVIDVDWGQSASAQALVYPVDVNIEALDRQGLLRDISEVFAKEKMNVIGVQTQSVKDLAWMTFTVEVGDSRRLQKVLGLVKEVQGVRTAKRR from the coding sequence ATGAAACATAACGGAGAAACACAGCGCGGCTCGCTCTTGAGCGCCACGTTGCAAGATTTGCCTGATCAGCCTGAGGCATTGACGCGCGCGCGTGCTTTTGCGCAGCCATTGTTAATGGGCGCAGCACTCGATACGGGCGAAGACGTGCTGGCGCATGCAGATGCCACGGCTCAGATCTTGAGCGTGATTGGCGGCTCTGAGGCGATGCAAGCGGCGTGCTACTTGGTGTATGCCGCCGAGTATTTGCAAAAGCCAGAAGAGGTGATTGCCAAGGCCTTTGGCCCAAGCTATGCCGAGTTGTCAGTTGAAACCTCGCGTTTGATCCGTGTGCAGCGTATGGCGCGCGCCACGGCGGCCGACGCACAAATGGCCGCGATGCAAACCGAAAACGTGCGCAAGATGCTGCTGGCGTTTTCGCGTGATTTGCGCGTGGTGCTGTTGCGATTGGCCTCCCGCTTGCAAACCTTGCGTCACTATGCGGCCAGCAAGCTGCCTGTGCCACACAGTTTGGCGTATGAGTCTTTGCATGTGTTTGCGCCATTGGCCAACCGTTTGGGTATATGGCAAATCAAATGGGAAATGGAAGATTTGTCTTTTCGTTTTCTGGAGCCCGAGACCTACCGTGAAATTGCCAAGTTGCTTGACGAAAAGCGCGTGGAACGTGAGAACTACATGGTGCAGCTGCGTGAGCGTCTCGAGGCTGACTTAAAAGCTCAAGGTATCACAGCGCAAGTGGCTGGACGCCCAAAGCACATCTACAGCATTGTGAAAAAAATGCGAGGTAAGTCGCTCGACTTTTCACGCGTGTTTGATGTGCGTGCGTTGCGTGTGGTCGTGCCCTCTATTCCCGACTGCTACGCGACCCTTAGCTTGGTACACACGCAGTTTGTACCGATTGATTCGGAGTTTGACGACTACATCGCCAAGCCCAAATCGAATGGCTACCAGTCCCTGCACACGGTGGTGCGCGACGCACAGGGTCGTCCGATTGAAATTCAAATCCGTACCCAAGAGATGCACGACCATGCTGAGCACGGTGTGGCTGCGCACTGGGCCTATAAAGAGGCTGGGACAAAAGGCTATGCGGGGGTGAGCGCCTCTGGTGACTATGACGCCAAGATAGCAGTGCTACGCCAACTCTTGGCGTGGGAGCGCGAGCTATCAGCCGATGCGCAAAGCCAAGCCACCACCGATGCGCTGAGTGATCGGATTTATGTGCTTACGCCTGATGCCGCCGTTGTTGAGTTGCCTCAAGGCGGCACACCTATTGACTTTGCCTACACCTTGCATACCAACCTTGGCCATCGCTGCCGCGGTGCGCGTGTGGACGGTGTGATGGTTCCGCTGAACACACAGTTAAAAAATGGTCAGACGGTGGAGGTCACCGCCATCAAAGAAGGCGGGCCTTCGCGTGATTGGTTGAATCCAGAACTGGGTTTTTTGGCTAGCTCTCGTGCGCGTTCAAAAGTGCGCGCGTGGTTCAACGCCCAAGCCATGCAAGAAACCGTGGCTAAAGGACGCGAGGCTGTCGAAAAGCTGTTGCAGCGCGAGGGTAAAACGGCGATGAAGCTAGATGACTTGGCCTCGCAGTTGGGTTTCAAGTCGGCTGAAGCCTTGTTTGAAGTTGTAGGTAAGGACGAGTTCTCGCTGCGCAACATTGAGACATTGCTTAATCCTCCTGCTGCGCCGATGGTGGCGGACGACTATGTGCGCTTGAAGAAAGCCAAGCCCAACGACAAAGCTTCAAAGAGTGGGGTGTTGGTGGTGGGCATTGATTCGCTGCTCACGCAACTCAGCAAATGTTGCAAGCCCGCACCGCCCGATGAAATTCGTGGTTTTGTGACCCGTGGCAAAGGCGTGAGTATTCACCGCGCTGACTGCGGTAATTTTCGGCAAATGGCATTGCGCAGTGGCGACCGTGTGATTGATGTGGACTGGGGGCAATCTGCTTCGGCGCAAGCTTTGGTTTATCCCGTGGATGTGAATATTGAGGCTTTGGATCGTCAGGGCTTGTTGCGAGACATTTCTGAAGTGTTTGCCAAAGAGAAGATGAACGTGATTGGCGTACAAACCCAATCGGTCAAAGATTTGGCGTGGATGACCTTCACCGTCGAGGTGGGGGATTCACGTCGCTTGCAAAAGGTGTTGGGCTTGGTCAAAGAGGTTCAAGGCGTGCGTACGGCAAAGCGTCGTTGA
- the rimO gene encoding 30S ribosomal protein S12 methylthiotransferase RimO, with translation MTEVTAPKVGFVSLGCPKALTDSELILTQLSAEGYQTSKTFAGADLVIVNTCGFIDDAVKESLDTIGEALAENGKVIVTGCLGARQAEGGANLVMEMHPSVLAVTGPHATQEVMDAVHAHLPKPHDPFIDLVPNSFGEAGVKLTPKHYAYLKISEGCNHRCTFCIIPSMRGDLVSRPIGDVLKEARALFEGGVKELLVISQDTSAYGVDVKYVTGFFDGQPIKTRTLELAQALAKLAESYGAWVRLHYVYPYPSVDDIIPLMATGHVLPYLDVPFQHSHPDVLKRMKRPASGEKNLERIARWRELCPQIVIRSTFIAGFPGETEEEFEHLLNFVREAEIDRAGCFAYSPVDGAAANDIPGMLPQEVREERQARFMAVAEEVSIAKLKRRIGSTIQVLVDSAPAGGRKGGVGRSYADAPEIDGVVKLLPPEKLSKVLKVGEFTRAKVVATDGHDLVALPI, from the coding sequence ATGACTGAAGTAACTGCACCAAAAGTAGGTTTCGTGAGCTTGGGCTGTCCCAAGGCTTTAACAGACTCTGAATTGATCTTGACGCAACTCAGCGCCGAGGGGTATCAGACGTCTAAAACTTTTGCCGGCGCTGATTTGGTCATCGTCAACACCTGCGGCTTCATTGATGACGCTGTGAAAGAAAGCCTCGACACCATTGGCGAAGCCTTGGCTGAAAACGGCAAGGTCATCGTCACAGGCTGCTTGGGCGCACGCCAAGCAGAAGGTGGCGCCAACTTGGTGATGGAGATGCATCCCAGTGTGTTGGCGGTCACTGGACCACACGCCACACAAGAGGTGATGGATGCGGTGCATGCGCATTTGCCCAAACCACATGACCCGTTCATTGACTTGGTGCCCAACAGCTTTGGTGAGGCGGGTGTCAAGCTCACGCCCAAGCACTATGCGTATTTGAAAATCAGCGAAGGCTGCAACCACCGTTGCACGTTTTGCATCATTCCGTCGATGCGCGGCGATTTGGTGAGTCGCCCGATTGGCGATGTGCTCAAAGAGGCGCGTGCGCTGTTCGAAGGTGGTGTGAAAGAGTTGTTGGTGATCAGCCAAGACACATCGGCTTATGGCGTAGATGTGAAGTACGTCACAGGTTTCTTTGATGGTCAACCCATCAAAACACGCACTTTAGAGCTGGCACAAGCTTTGGCTAAGCTGGCTGAGTCTTATGGCGCTTGGGTACGTTTGCACTATGTGTACCCATACCCCAGCGTTGATGACATCATCCCGTTGATGGCCACAGGTCATGTGTTGCCGTATTTGGATGTGCCGTTTCAGCACAGCCACCCCGATGTGTTGAAACGCATGAAGCGTCCAGCCAGCGGTGAGAAAAACCTAGAGCGCATTGCACGATGGCGCGAGCTGTGTCCGCAAATCGTGATTCGCAGTACTTTCATTGCAGGCTTTCCAGGTGAGACAGAAGAAGAGTTCGAGCACTTGCTCAACTTTGTACGCGAAGCCGAGATTGACCGCGCAGGTTGCTTTGCTTATAGCCCTGTAGACGGTGCCGCTGCCAACGACATTCCAGGCATGTTGCCGCAAGAGGTGCGTGAAGAGCGTCAAGCGCGTTTCATGGCCGTGGCAGAAGAGGTCTCAATTGCCAAGCTCAAGCGCCGCATTGGTTCAACCATCCAAGTGTTGGTCGACTCAGCGCCTGCCGGAGGCCGCAAAGGTGGTGTGGGGCGCAGCTATGCGGATGCGCCTGAAATTGATGGCGTGGTGAAGCTCTTGCCGCCTGAAAAGCTCAGCAAAGTGCTCAAAGTGGGTGAGTTCACTCGTGCCAAAGTGGTGGCCACTGACGGTCACGATCTTGTCGCACTTCCGATTTAA
- the rnr gene encoding ribonuclease R yields the protein MKNSAHTSGLLEEFVGTVSGHRDGHGFVQRDDGSPDIFLPPNEMRAVLHRDRVKARVVRFDRKGRPEGRVVEILERSKQPIIGRLLQESGVWLVAPEDKRYGQDVLINKGATAKAAVGQVVVVELTEPPSLYGQPVGRIKEVLGEVDDPGMEIEIAVRKYGVPYEFSDACLAMARSLPDQVRPQDKKNRVDLTDVPLVTIDGEDARDFDDAVYCEPAKVGKGKGWRLLVAIADVSNYVETGSAIDVDAYDRATSVYFPRRVIPMLPEKLSNGLCSLNPDVERLCMVCDMLISASGDVEAYQFYPAVMFSHARFTYTEVAAILSNTRGPEAAKRKDRIEDLINLHDVYGALLKARRVRGAVDFETTETQIVCDESGRIDKIIPRVRNDAHKLIEEAMLAANVCSADFILQSKHPGLFRVHEGPTPEKIDLLRGYLKATNVGLTVGDNPKPSEFQAIAEATKERPDAQQIHSMLLRSMSQAVYTPDNNGHFGLAFEAYTHFTSPIRRYPDLLVHRVIKAILTKRKYTLPALPTPGEAHAKLARRLASRVREPEGKLAVKTKPSPDQQAWEAAGLHCSANERRADEASRDVEAWLKCKYMREHLGEEYSGVVTSATGFGLFVTLDAMYVEGLVHITELGGEYFRFDEMRQELRGERTGIRYGIGSRVRIQVSRVDLDGRKIDFRLVREADELLPRNGKEASGSPMQNFKTAVKKAFTKISGKGGRGEPKSSSGRSGKSADKKGGAKSRRSRK from the coding sequence ATCAAGAATTCCGCACACACCAGTGGTTTACTGGAAGAGTTTGTCGGCACCGTCTCGGGTCACCGTGATGGGCATGGCTTTGTGCAACGAGATGATGGCTCGCCTGATATCTTTTTGCCCCCTAACGAAATGCGTGCCGTGTTGCATCGCGATCGCGTCAAAGCGCGTGTGGTGCGCTTTGATCGCAAAGGTCGACCAGAGGGGCGCGTGGTTGAAATTTTGGAACGATCCAAGCAGCCCATCATTGGTCGCTTGCTGCAAGAGAGTGGCGTTTGGTTAGTGGCCCCTGAAGACAAACGCTACGGTCAAGATGTCTTGATCAACAAAGGTGCCACGGCCAAAGCTGCGGTGGGACAAGTGGTGGTGGTCGAGTTGACCGAGCCACCCAGTTTGTATGGTCAGCCTGTAGGCCGAATCAAAGAAGTGCTGGGCGAGGTGGACGACCCAGGCATGGAAATCGAAATCGCCGTGCGCAAATACGGTGTGCCCTATGAGTTTTCGGATGCGTGCTTGGCCATGGCGCGCAGCTTGCCTGATCAAGTGCGGCCACAAGACAAAAAGAACCGTGTGGATTTGACGGATGTGCCGCTCGTCACCATCGATGGCGAAGATGCGCGTGACTTTGACGATGCTGTGTATTGCGAACCTGCCAAAGTGGGCAAGGGCAAAGGCTGGCGTTTGTTGGTGGCGATTGCCGATGTGAGCAACTATGTGGAAACCGGCAGCGCGATTGACGTGGATGCTTATGACCGCGCCACCAGCGTGTACTTCCCGCGCCGAGTGATTCCGATGTTGCCCGAGAAGCTATCGAATGGTTTGTGTTCATTGAACCCAGACGTCGAGCGTTTGTGCATGGTGTGCGACATGCTCATCAGTGCCTCTGGCGATGTGGAGGCGTATCAGTTTTATCCAGCGGTGATGTTTAGCCATGCGCGCTTTACCTACACCGAAGTGGCGGCCATTTTGTCGAACACGCGCGGCCCAGAAGCGGCTAAGCGAAAAGACCGCATCGAAGACTTGATCAACTTGCACGATGTCTATGGCGCATTGCTCAAAGCGCGCCGAGTGCGAGGTGCAGTGGACTTTGAAACCACCGAAACACAAATCGTGTGTGACGAAAGTGGCCGCATTGACAAAATCATTCCTCGTGTGCGCAACGATGCGCACAAGCTGATTGAAGAGGCCATGTTGGCGGCTAACGTGTGTAGCGCGGATTTCATCTTGCAAAGCAAGCACCCAGGTTTATTCCGTGTGCACGAAGGCCCAACACCCGAAAAGATTGACTTGTTGCGTGGCTACCTCAAAGCCACAAACGTGGGTTTGACGGTGGGCGACAACCCAAAGCCATCGGAGTTTCAAGCGATTGCAGAGGCCACCAAAGAGCGGCCAGACGCACAGCAAATCCATTCGATGTTATTGCGCTCGATGTCGCAGGCCGTTTACACACCCGACAACAACGGCCACTTTGGTTTGGCGTTTGAGGCGTACACCCACTTCACCAGTCCGATTCGTCGTTACCCCGACTTGCTGGTGCACCGCGTCATCAAAGCGATTTTGACCAAGCGCAAATACACCTTGCCGGCATTGCCTACACCGGGTGAAGCGCATGCCAAACTGGCGCGTCGTTTGGCGTCACGTGTGCGTGAACCAGAAGGCAAATTGGCAGTTAAGACCAAGCCATCACCAGATCAACAAGCCTGGGAAGCTGCAGGTTTGCACTGCAGCGCTAACGAACGTCGCGCCGATGAAGCCAGCCGCGATGTGGAAGCATGGCTCAAGTGCAAATACATGCGCGAGCATCTGGGGGAGGAATACAGCGGTGTGGTCACGTCAGCAACTGGCTTTGGCTTGTTTGTGACCTTGGATGCTATGTACGTCGAAGGCCTGGTGCACATCACCGAGCTGGGTGGCGAATATTTCCGCTTCGATGAAATGCGTCAAGAGCTGCGTGGTGAGCGCACAGGCATTCGCTATGGCATTGGTTCACGCGTGCGCATTCAGGTGAGTCGTGTGGATTTGGATGGCCGCAAGATTGATTTCCGCTTGGTGCGTGAAGCCGATGAGCTGTTGCCTCGCAATGGCAAAGAGGCTTCTGGTTCGCCCATGCAGAACTTCAAAACAGCGGTGAAAAAAGCATTCACCAAAATCAGTGGCAAGGGCGGGCGTGGTGAACCTAAATCGTCGTCAGGGCGCTCGGGTAAATCTGCTGACAAAAAAGGTGGCGCAAAGAGTCGACGTTCCCGAAAGTAG
- the ispD gene encoding 2-C-methyl-D-erythritol 4-phosphate cytidylyltransferase, whose protein sequence is MPLHTHSPLRFFAVIPCAGFGSRAGTATPKQYQPIAGLPMVVHTLKAFAGVQCLAKGVLVLAPDDAHMAAVLAANPQPLFEISRTGGATRAESVLAGLRELVKQGAHDTDWVLVHDAARCLVTPEQINALIDACQDDAVGGLLAHKLADTLKAESHGRVAETVDRSDKWLAQTPQMFRIGVLLQALEHAGAAVTDEASAIEAMGLSPRLVSGNAQNFKVTYPEDFALAAAILNSRH, encoded by the coding sequence ATGCCCCTACACACTCACAGCCCTCTTCGTTTTTTTGCCGTCATTCCTTGTGCAGGCTTTGGCAGCCGTGCGGGCACGGCCACACCCAAGCAATACCAACCCATTGCAGGCCTGCCCATGGTGGTGCACACGCTCAAAGCCTTTGCAGGTGTGCAGTGTCTGGCCAAAGGTGTGCTGGTGTTGGCCCCAGATGATGCGCACATGGCTGCTGTGTTGGCCGCCAATCCGCAGCCTTTGTTTGAGATATCGCGCACAGGTGGTGCGACGCGCGCAGAGAGCGTGCTAGCGGGGCTGCGCGAATTGGTAAAGCAGGGCGCACACGACACCGATTGGGTGTTGGTGCATGACGCGGCGCGTTGTTTGGTGACGCCCGAGCAAATCAACGCTTTGATAGATGCATGCCAAGACGATGCCGTTGGAGGCTTGCTGGCTCATAAATTGGCTGATACCTTGAAAGCTGAAAGCCATGGCCGTGTGGCTGAAACGGTGGACCGCTCTGACAAGTGGTTGGCACAAACGCCGCAAATGTTTCGCATCGGCGTGTTGTTGCAGGCTTTAGAGCATGCAGGCGCAGCCGTGACCGACGAAGCCAGCGCGATTGAAGCGATGGGCTTGAGCCCACGACTTGTGTCTGGCAATGCGCAAAACTTCAAGGTGACTTATCCCGAAGACTTTGCCTTGGCGGCGGCGATTTTGAATTCGCGTCATTGA